Proteins encoded together in one Caldivirga sp. window:
- a CDS encoding trimeric intracellular cation channel family protein gives MNIVLTVTNYIGIIAFAVSGAMKAIRKGMDLLGVIVLGFTTALGGGIISNIMLGIHPPINLTYLPYPLTAITASAATFIFYSVFTNANKPLMYADAIGLGAFSASGASLAYSISHNPLLVVLVGSITAVGGGVIRDLLSNEIPVILTREFYASAAIIGSLVYFMLRFIGVNDASSALASMIITITLRFTALKLKWELPKRTTNEQVNKAI, from the coding sequence ATGAACATAGTGCTCACGGTCACTAACTACATAGGCATAATTGCGTTTGCTGTTTCAGGCGCTATGAAGGCTATTAGGAAGGGAATGGACCTACTGGGTGTTATAGTTCTTGGATTCACCACCGCACTGGGTGGTGGCATTATCTCAAACATAATGCTTGGCATTCACCCACCCATCAATTTAACATACTTACCATACCCATTAACCGCAATAACCGCCAGCGCGGCAACCTTCATCTTCTACAGTGTCTTCACCAACGCCAATAAGCCACTCATGTACGCTGACGCCATTGGGCTTGGGGCATTCTCAGCATCAGGGGCTTCACTGGCGTACTCAATATCCCATAACCCACTACTAGTGGTGCTTGTTGGTTCAATAACCGCAGTTGGCGGTGGGGTCATTAGGGATCTTCTGTCTAATGAGATTCCCGTAATATTAACCAGGGAATTCTACGCGTCAGCCGCAATAATTGGTTCACTAGTTTACTTCATGCTAAGGTTCATTGGTGTTAATGATGCATCCTCAGCATTAGCATCAATGATAATTACCATCACCCTCAGGTTCACTGCATTAAAGCTTAAGTGGGAATTACCTAAAAGAACAACTAATGAACAGGTTAATAAGGCAATTTAA
- a CDS encoding metallophosphoesterase, which yields MSKLKLLLISDLHGSETAYRKLANAIKYYKVDAVIFAGDLAGKVLVPVVKVGDSYKIPLINESKLLNGSEAEGKIKELRGSGYHVRIVNEEEYERMRSDKEYLDKVFNETLVNDIVEYLSIIDERYRQQGIKMYIIPGNDDPVDVINGVNSRQWSNIVPFDENVVNLNSHILVGLGYSNVTPWNTHRELSEGEMYERLSKLMNKLDKGEYSRTILVVHAPPYGTVIDQAPMLTSDFKVVRRGGEAVLTHVGSVSVKRIIEEYRPLMGLHGHIHESGGVDAIKVDGVKVPVFNAGSEYQFGVLRGIIISIDGNKVNYIPVRG from the coding sequence GTGAGTAAACTAAAACTACTACTCATATCGGATCTTCACGGCTCTGAGACCGCCTACAGGAAGTTAGCCAACGCTATAAAGTACTATAAGGTTGATGCAGTCATCTTCGCAGGTGACTTAGCGGGTAAGGTCCTAGTGCCCGTGGTTAAGGTTGGTGACTCATACAAGATACCATTAATTAATGAAAGTAAGCTACTTAATGGCAGTGAGGCTGAGGGGAAGATTAAGGAGTTAAGGGGTTCAGGTTACCATGTTAGGATTGTTAATGAGGAGGAGTATGAGAGGATGAGGAGCGATAAGGAGTACTTAGATAAGGTTTTCAACGAAACCCTGGTGAACGACATAGTTGAGTACCTTAGCATTATTGATGAGAGGTATAGGCAGCAGGGAATTAAAATGTACATAATACCCGGTAACGATGACCCTGTTGACGTAATCAACGGTGTGAATAGTAGGCAGTGGAGCAACATAGTGCCCTTCGATGAGAATGTAGTCAACTTGAATAGTCACATACTAGTTGGCCTAGGGTACTCTAACGTAACCCCATGGAACACCCATAGGGAGTTAAGTGAGGGGGAGATGTATGAGAGGTTAAGTAAACTAATGAATAAGCTGGATAAAGGGGAGTACTCAAGGACAATACTGGTCGTCCACGCGCCACCATATGGGACAGTAATAGACCAAGCACCAATGTTGACGAGCGACTTCAAGGTTGTTAGGAGGGGTGGGGAAGCCGTCTTAACCCATGTGGGCAGTGTGAGCGTTAAGAGGATTATTGAGGAGTATAGGCCATTAATGGGCCTACATGGTCACATTCACGAGTCAGGTGGGGTTGATGCAATTAAGGTTGATGGGGTTAAGGTACCTGTCTTTAACGCTGGCAGCGAGTACCAGTTTGGTGTACTTAGAGGCATTATAATAAGCATTGATGGTAATAAGGTTAATTACATTCCAGTTAGGGGTTAG